In Pyxicephalus adspersus chromosome 12, UCB_Pads_2.0, whole genome shotgun sequence, a genomic segment contains:
- the BOLA1 gene encoding bolA-like protein 1, with amino-acid sequence MLSSRLLQSCRHIPSVLASSRYSSFPQTMEKPVETSIRSKLTQSLAPCHLEVHNESHMHAVPPGSETHFKVVVVSEAFNGKPLIQRHRLVNDLLKEELAGSVHALSIQAKTPEQWQEK; translated from the coding sequence ATGCTTTCATCGCGGCTCCTCCAGTCTTGCAGACACATTCCATCTGTCTTGGCATCTTCCAGATATTCTTCTTTTCCGCAAACAATGGAGAAACCCGTGGAGACTTCCATCAGGTCCAAGCTGACTCAGAGCCTGGCACCCTGCCACCTAGAGGTGCACAACGAGAGCCATATGCATGCCGTGCCCCCTGGATCGGAGACCCACTTTAAAGTCGTGGTGGTATCTGAGGCGTTCAATGGGAAGCCGCTCATACAGAGACACAGACTGGTCAACGACTTGCTGAAAGAGGAGCTCGCCGGCTCTGTCCATGCTTTGTCTATCCAGGCTAAGACTCCAGAACAATGGCAGGAGAAATAA